A stretch of DNA from Spirosoma endbachense:
GTTGGCCCCATCCGTCGACTCCTGCACCGGCGCATTGCTCAAATAATAACTGATGTCTTCGGTGAGCTTATCCCCTCCTAATGCCTGTCGGCTTCGTTTGACCCAAATCAGGGTCTGGAATCCAGCAACCCGCCAGCGAGGGGCAAAAACGGCCTTACTCAGGGCAAAGCACCGATAGCTTCGCTGTTCTAGCCGGCCATGTTTCCGCTCTAGGCTCGAAGTATATTCATAGATTGGTGTATCGACCAAACAACGGCAGATACAGGCGCGATACAACTGGGCCTGATTGGCTTTGAGGCCAATTACATACCGACCAGAGGCTTTGTGAATAGCATTGACAGTCAACGGATTAAGATGCAGTGCGTCCAGACTTAATTGTTGATTGTTTAGCCCCCTGTCGGCCAGCAGTTGCCGAACCACCAGTTTCTCGCTCTCTTTCTTGCCACTATAATAGGCCTGCCCAATGACGGCTTCGGTCGTCTGAGCGACCACCGATACACAGGCCTGTCCACGGGTTTGGCCGGTTTGAATACTGCCCCGCAAGTCCTTGCCATCGACTGCCAACCAGCAGCCTGCCAAGGCCGGTAAGTCAATAGCAAACCACTCAAAAAGGAGCTTAGCAAAGACACCCAAGTTTACTTTGGCCAGCACCAGGGGTAATTGTGCCCGTGAAATGGCGGTGGGCTGTGTGGAGGACGTCGCTTGACAAAGGACGGTAAAATGATTGACCATGTGCCGATGTAGACTGGATAATGAACCGTCTCGCCCACAGCACAAAGCGCAGGTTAATCCACTTAAAACCAACGCCATAGTGTGTTTTTTGCCTCGATTATCCCGGCTGTCGAGTTC
This window harbors:
- a CDS encoding ISAs1 family transposase, with product MTPVPSTAKTTAFFQLLNQTAELDSRDNRGKKHTMALVLSGLTCALCCGRDGSLSSLHRHMVNHFTVLCQATSSTQPTAISRAQLPLVLAKVNLGVFAKLLFEWFAIDLPALAGCWLAVDGKDLRGSIQTGQTRGQACVSVVAQTTEAVIGQAYYSGKKESEKLVVRQLLADRGLNNQQLSLDALHLNPLTVNAIHKASGRYVIGLKANQAQLYRACICRCLVDTPIYEYTSSLERKHGRLEQRSYRCFALSKAVFAPRWRVAGFQTLIWVKRSRQALGGDKLTEDISYYLSNAPVQESTDGANLCAAIRGHWRVETMHYRRDVVLCEDSVRTNKPGVSRLLSSLRTLTMNLLHRLKPKNMAAQLDNFADEFSSLIQFMQVEAVL